In one window of Anser cygnoides isolate HZ-2024a breed goose chromosome 3, Taihu_goose_T2T_genome, whole genome shotgun sequence DNA:
- the LOC106039496 gene encoding solute carrier family 22 member 2-like → MPTFDDILEQIGEFNRFQKQTFFVLSLLSATFTPIYVGVVFFGFTPEHRCFSPGVAELSRRCGWSLAEQLNHTVPEWGGHGAAFGSRCRRYDVDWNATGLSCTDPLGSLAGNRSSVPLSPCQDGWLYDYPGTSLVTEFNLVCEDSWKLDLFQSSVNAGFFIGSINIGYIADRFGRKFCLLSTFLANVVCGILLVFVPSYLWIVIFRFLQGLVSKGCWTAGYILVTEVVGPQYRRTVGILYQTAFSVGLLVFDAIAYAIPHWRWLQLTVTLPSCFFLLLHWFLPESPRWLISQGKNDEAKKIVNDIAKKNRKKIPSHFEDTKFEDDDEGGKQSPSLIDLVRTPQMRKNTFILMYNWFTSSVLYQGLIMHMGLAGGNIYLDFLYSALVEFPAAFIIIVTIDRVGRRYPWAAANMVAGAACLVTALIPADIHWLKLIAACLGRMGITMAFEMVCFVNTELYPTYIRNLGVMVCSALCDVGGIVVPFIVYRLVEIWHELPLVVFTVLGLIAGGLVLLLPETKGRVLPETVEDVENFHRQSAPKDKKIYLHVQTSEVARD, encoded by the exons ATGCCAACATTTGATGATATTTTGGAGCAGATCGGTGAATTTAACAGGTTCCAAAAGCAAACCTTTTTCGTCCTGTCTTTGCTTTCCGCTACCTTCACTCCCATTTACGTGGGTGTCGTCTTCTTCGGGTTCACCCCCGAGCACCGCTGCTTCAGCCCCGGCGTGGCGGAGCTGAGCCGGCGCTGCGGCTGGAGCCTGGCGGAGCAGCTGAACCACACCGTGCCCGAGTGGGGCGGCCACGGGGCCGCTTTCGGCAGCCGCTGCAGGAGGTACGACGTGGACTGGAACGCGACGGGCCTCAGCTGCACCGaccccctgggcagcctcgCGGGCAACCGGAGCTCCgtccccctcagcccctgccaGGACGGGTGGCTCTACGACTACCCAGGGACCTCGCTTGTCACCGAG TTTAACCTGGTGTGCGAGGACTCCTGGAAGTTAGACCTCTTTCAGTCATCTGTGAACGCTGGCTTTTTTATTGGCTCCATAAACATTGGCTACATAGCAGACAG GTTTGGCCGTAAATTTTGCCTCTTAAGTACATTTCTTGCAAATGTGGTCTGTGGCATCCTCCTGGTCTTTGTGCCCTCCTACCTGTGGATAGTGATTTTCCGCTTCTTGCAAGGGCTGGTCAGCAAGGGCTGCTGGACTGCGGGCTACATCCTAG tgacCGAAGTTGTCGGGCCGCAGTACAGGAGGACGGTGGGGATTCTCTACCAGACGGCCTTCTCCGTTGGGCTCCTGGTGTTCGACGCCATTGCTTATGCGATCCCTCACTGGCGGTGGCTGCAGCTCACGGTCACCCTGCCCAGCTgcttcttcctgctcctccacTG GTTCCTCCCGGAGTCTCCCAGGTGGCTGATatctcaaggaaaaaatgacGAAGCTAAGAAAATTGTCAACGATATAGCTAAAAAAAATCGGAAAAAGATACCTTCCCATTTTGAG GATACTAAATTTGAAGATGATGATGAGGGCGGAAAGCAGAGTCCTTCGCTAATTGACCTTGTCAGGACAccacagatgagaaaaaacacattcattttaatGTACAACTG GTTCACAAGCTCCGTCCTCTACCAGGGGCTCATCATGCACATGGGACTAGCTGGTGGGAACATCTACCTGGATTTCCTCTATTCTGCTCTCGTTGAGTTCCCAGCTGCCTTCATCATCATCGTCACCATTGACCGTGTTGGGCGGCGTTacccctgggctgcagcaaacatggtggctggggctgcctgcctTGTCACAGCACTGATCCCAGCGG ACATACATTGGCTAAAATTGATTGCTGCTTGCCTTGGGAGAATGGGAATCACAATGGCTTTTGAAATGGTTTGCTTTGTAAACACTGAACTATATCCAACATACATCAG GAATCTCGGGGTGATGGTCTGCTCTGCCTTGTGCGATGTTGGTGGAATCGTCGTCCCGTTTATTGTCTACAGACTGGTGGAAATCTGGCACGAGCTGCCTCTGGTGGTCTTCA CTGTTCTTGGTTTAATTGCGGGTGGATTGGTGTT